The sequence TCACCACTTGAGTAATCAGGTAAGCGATGCCAATAATGAAGCCTAATCCAATGAAAGGAGAGTTAGCACTGACAACAGTTTCTAAGTTAACTGACGTCAAAATTCCTACAGGTACAAATAGCAAGGCCCCACTCACGATAGCCAACCAAAGCATAGAGCTGAAAATCAACTGCTTAGGGACCGATGGCTTAAATATCTGTGTCTTTATTTTCTGCATAAGAATACCTAGTGTCAAAAACCTGTACTTAAGTAAATTAAAAGCAAAATTAATGCCACTAATTTACTAAAAATATAGATTGCCAATAAATAGGATTTTTTGTTAATTTTTAAGCCACTAAGTCACTCAATTGGTAATTGTCAGACTATGCTTATGGAGGGATGCTTACTTTGACACAGTTCGAAGGCGAAAGTGAGCAAGTCTGACTTAGTTTTCAATGCTCAAGAAAAGGGTCCATGCATACTTTTACTAGCAGATTAATCAAAAGCCAGATAGGCCGAAAATTAACAATATCTATCATTTTATTTAGTTCATTAATCACCTTGATCACCACAGGTTTTCAACTGGTCAATGACTATAAAGGCGATGTCGATCGTATAACTCGACAATTTACCAGTATCGAAAAAGTTAACTTAGACGTGCTGGCGGCAAGCATCTGGGTAATAGATGAAAGATTAATAAACACTCAACTTAATGGCTTGATTCAGCTCCCCGACATCACCTATATTTCAATCAATGATGATAGCGGTCAAGTCTGGATCTCAGGTACACCGACACCTGAAAACACCATAGAAAAAACCTTCGAGCTCTTCTATAGCTCTGGCAACGACAGCATTCCTGTCGGCACCTTATTGGTTCAAGCAGACCTAAAAGCCGTTTACGATAAACTGCTGGACAGAGCCATCATCATTTTACTCTCCAACGCCATAAAGACATTTATAGTCGCAGGTTTTATACTTTTTCTTGTGTGGTTCATGGTCGCTAGACACTTACATCAGCTCAGCCAGTATTGTAAACGATTAGATCTAGATAGCCCTTTTGAGCCGCTAAAATTCGATCAAAACAATAAGAAAGGAGACGAGTTCCATCAAGTATCATTAGCAATAAATACCATGCAACAACAGTTAAGAACCTCATTTTCCGACATCAAGAAATCGAAACAGGAACTGCAGGATGCGTTAACCGACAGAGAAAGATTATTAGCCTTAGAAACCAGTTACAAAGAGGAACTGGCGAGACAAGTAAAGGAAAGAACTCAAGAACTAGAACAATCTCTCTTAGTATTAAAGCGAGCTCAGGAAGTGTTAGTCGAACAGGAAAAAATGGCAGCATTAGGAGGTCTAGTCTCTGGGGTAGCCCACGAAATTAATACCCCGATAGGGATCTGTTTAACAGCCGCTACCTCTCAGCTTGTTCATATCGAAGAGTTGCTGCTACTTATTCATGGTGAGACCACCACCTTAGAGGAGATCAACGCAATATTAGAAGAGTACCAGGAGAGTTGTGAGTTAATAGTCAGTAATATCACTAAGGCTAGCACCTTAATACAGAAATTTAAGACAGTAGCAGCCCAGCAGAGTCAGGAAGAATTAAAGACGTTCAATCTGAAGCAGGCACTCATAGATAGTCATGAGTCCATGAAGATCCTCTTCGATAAACAACAGGTAGAAGTGCAATTTGATCTCGCCCCGGAATTAGAGATAACAACTAACCTGAGTCTACTTAAGCAGATCACCACCAACATTCTCTCCAACGCATACTCCCATGCATTTAAGAAGGTAGATAAAAGCATCATTATAATCAGGGCGAAGTTAGCCGATAATATTATCAATATCTCGATACAAGACAATGGTTCAGGGATATCTACCGATGCAGCAACTCATATTTTCGAACCCTTCTATACAACTTCGCGTAACGAAGGCGGTACAGGGCTTGGACTATCAGCCGCTTATAATGCCGCTATCTTGCTAAAAGGAAACATCAAGTTTGAGGCTGAGTGCGAACTCGGTGGCGCTTGCTTCCTGATCTCTTTCCCGATGGGGCAAAATTTAAAAGATGATGAACAGAGGGGACATACCTCCGAATCGGTTAGCTAAATCAGTTCTAGGAGGGATTACTCGCCTTGCTCGCAAGCTTTTTCAATACTCTGCTTGCGGCGACAAAGCCAAAAGTTCCGGTGACAACTGTCACTGCACCGAAGCCTGAAGCGCAGTCCATACGCATGCTACCATCAACATTTGCCTTACTGCTACAAACACTACCATCAGCCTGAGGGTAAACCAATTGCTCAGTAGAAAACACGGCTTCGATACTGAATCGACGTTGTAAATTTTTAGAAAAATTATACTCACGCCTCAGTAAATTACGTACTTTAGCTAACAATGGATCTTGATACGTCTTGGCAAGATCAATCACTTGAACTTGCGTTGGATCAACTTGCCCTCCAGCACCACCTACGGTCACTAAAGGCAGTTTTTGTCGCTTGCACCAAGCTATCATCGCCGCTTTCGGCTTAACAGCATCAATACAATCGACAACATAATCTAAAACATTAGTTTGGTCTTCTTTGGCGTACTTCTTACCGATAAAATATTCACCAAGATTATCTGTAGTGATGAAATCCTCGACCTGATTCACCTTACACTCAGGGTTTATCTGCAGAATACGTTGAGCCATGACTTCAACTTTGGACTCGCCTATTGTCTGTTTTAAGGCATGGATTTGACGATTGGTATTGGTTACGCAAATATCGTCAAGATCGATAAGTGTAATTTCACCTATGCCACTCCTGGCCAATGACTCCGCAACCCAAGTGCCAACACCACCTATACCAACTACAGCAACATGGGATTGAGAAAATAGCGTTAATGCCTTCTGACCGTATAGACGACCAATACCGGCAAATCGATTAAGATACGCTTCTGAAAGCACTTGATTATCCAACGAAATCTCCAAACAAAAATAAATGATAGCGCGCAAATTTAGGCAACATAATTTCTCCCAGTCCCACTCACCCCATTCAATCCTACTCAGATAGTATAGTGTTGAAACTAAAGTATTCGCGCCGCATACACATGAGCGGGCAGATATTATCTCATTTGATAAATAAAGACTAAAATTTCCAATCTTATTTCCAGTGCCTGTTTTGGAAGTAAAGTGTAAAAACAGACACACTAGTTAATAGCGCTCATCAATTATTACGCTTCAGACAAAAGCTATGCACCCTTTGTTGAAAAGTTAATGAATTAACAAAAATACCTTGTAAAATAAGGTGATACAGACAGAAAGACTTCTACCAAGTGTGACCGACATCTCATAGGTTAGTTCAATATTTATGACAAACTCGACTCGACATATACAAATTTACAGCATCAAGCTTAACCGTATTGTCGCCCCTATAAGTTTTGAATCTAGACCCTAATGACATGCTCATCAACTCTCTGGTTGATGATAAAACTAGCAACAGGAAAACCCAAATGAAAAAACTGTTCTGTCCGCCACCATTTTATCGACTCTAGCGATCACCTCTTTCTCAGCACTTGCAGAAGGCCCAAATTTTTACGGTCGTGCCGATCTTGCTTTTACTAATTCTGACACAGGTATTGCAACTCAAAATCAGAAAGATGGCACCATTATTGAGAATAACTTCTCTTGGTTAGGGGTTAAAGGTACAGAGAAAATCAATGATGACCTGGAAATTATCTATCAGATGGAATTTGGAGTCAGTAACTTCGATAATTCAGGTGACACCTTCGCGGCTCGTAATACCTTCTTAGGTGTGAGAACTGTCGCTGGTACAGCATTAATCGGTCGTAATGATACGGTATTTAAAGCATCTGAAGGTGGCTTCGACCTCTTCGGTAACACCAACTCAGATATCGATCTTCTGGCTGCGGGACAGTCTCGTACAGCCGATGGTATCACTTATTATTCACCTAAGATTGCCGATCTGGTGACACTAAACGCTACATACCTTGTTGAAGATAACTATGTGACTTACAAGGGTGAAGAACGTATTGCACCTGATAACATGTATGCCTTAAGTGCCACCATAGGCGACAAAGCACTAAAAGCACAGAACTACTATGTTGCAGCGGCATATAATGACGGCATAGATGACGTTAAAGCGTACCGAGGCGTCGCCCAAGTTAGATTTGGTGATGTGATCTTAGGTGGCTTCTACCAAAACAGCGAAAGCCTAGATAATGATCTTTCTAATCTGGAAGGCGACACTTACTTTGTGAATGCCGCTTACGTGATTGGTAATCTTAAACTAAAAGCCATGTATGGTAATGATAACTCGGGTCTGGGTAAATTTGTCAGCCGATCTGTTGGTGAAGGTAACTTAGACAAGGTTTCAGATGTCGATCTACAGCAGCTCAGTGTCGGTGCCGACTATCGTCTAAGCAAGAGTACATTGGTCTATGGTCACTACACTAAATACGATGGTGATCTAAAGCTAAATAGCACTGCAACACACGAGCTAAGCGATGAGCTATTCACCATAGGTGTCCGCTTCGACTTCTAACCCTAGTCCGGAGCATTTAATCTCTGCCCAAAATATTATCTCCAAGAGAGGCGACTTTTAAAATCGCCTTTTTACCTAAACTAGCGATACATGCCCCATGTCCCTAGTGAAATACCATTTTCCTTAGCCATTCTGGGATCTGTAAATAACTCCCCCTAGTACAATCGCTTATTTTTTCAACATTTTAACGACAAGGTTTTTCATTTATGTTAAAACTTTAGCTTTAACTTATATAGCTAAAACTAAAGCTAATTTGAAACGTGCAACACACATTCACAGGAGGTGATATTGCTATATTTTCAGTGTTTGATCTAAACACAGGCTAAAGGTCAAAATTGTCAAAAATTATTGTTGGACTAAGCCTCTGACAGTAAAACTTTGATCTAGCCCACAATCTTATCGACATAAAACTGTAAAATTCGGCCTCATGTTTGCTACAAGGATGGATCCTTGCAGCAAGAATAATAAACCATAAATAACCATTATAAAATGGAAAAGAACTTAGGTTCTTGGGAGCACTTAAACATGAAAAAAACGCTAATCTCTGCATCTGTTGCATCGGTTTTGACTCTGGCTTCATTCGGCGCGCTAGCCGATGGACCTAACTTCTACGGTCGTTTAGATCTATCTGTGACTAATTCAGATACAGGCGCAACCACCCAAGAAGGTAAAGAAGGCACAGTACTAGAAACTAACTTCTCACACGTTGGTGTTAAAGGTAGCGAGACTCTTGCCAAAGGTTACGACATCATCTATCAGATGGAGTTCCAGGTTGAGAACACTTCTACCAATTCAGATGTATTTAAGGCCCGTAACACTTTCCTAGGCCTTAGAACCAATGGCGGTACCGTACTCGTCGGTCGTAACGACTCGGTCTTCAAGCAATCTGAAGGTGGAGTCGATCTATTCGGTAACAGCAACGCAGATATCGACCGCTTAATCGGTGGTCAGATCCGTGCAGCAGATGGTATCTGGTACTACTCTCCAAAAATCGCCGGCCTAGTCACGCTTAATGCGACATATCTGATGGAAGATAACTACACCAACGATGCAAACAAGATTTCTTACGAAGACCAGTATGCACTAAGTGCGACTATCGGCGACAAGAAGCTAAAAGCACAGAGCTATTATGCAGCTATAGCCTATAACACTATCGGCGGTATCGATGCATACCGTGCTGTAGGACAAGTTAAGCTAGGTGACTTCAAGTTGGGCGGCCTGTTCCAAAACACAGAAAGCCAGACAGATCCGGATCAAGAAGGTAACTCTTACTTCGTCAACGTATCTTACAACCTAAACGGCGTTAACCTTAAAGCTGAATACGGAAAAGATGACGCTGGTTTCGGTAAATACTACAAGAACATCACTGATATCGAAGGTACTGATTCAAACGTTCAAGTGATCACTATCGGTGCCGACTACAAGGTGGCTAAATCGACTCTGGTATATGGCCACTACGCTATGTACGAAGGCGACCATAAAGTTGGTGGCATGAAAATCGATCTAGAAGACGACAACATCTTCACCGTCGGTGTACGTTACAACTTCTAATTTCGCTTCGCGAATTTAGCCATAAAAAAGCGACCATATGGTCGCTTTTTTGCCTTAGAAAAAGAGATAATTAAGAGTACGGCTAGGAAGTCATCTCAGAGAACGCAGCCAAGCGACATACGGAACGCGGCAAAGCTGCTGCGAGAAAAAACTTTTGATCTTCTCTCGCAGCCAACTTGTTGGCGTTCTCGAAGTGAGTCAGAGAACGTACTCGTAGCGAAGCGTTCTCCCCCCTAAAATCTAAGATCTTCTTTTGAGCTTATAAACCGACTCAGTCAGCCAAGGTACGCCTTTATTCACAAACCTTTGATTATCCGCCAGAGCATCATCACAACTGAGTTTCTCTATCTCGAATAAATCAGACATATTTGCCATCACCCAATCGTTAGACACGGAAAATGGCGGGCCTTTTAGCGCCTCTTGAGGGTAATCTAAGGTGATCAACAAGCCGACACTCTTAGGCGGTATCAGTGCAGAAATCTTCTCTACATAGGCGAGGCGCATAGACTCGGGCCAAGCGATTAATGCCGCGCGATCATAAAATGCATTGATTTCGGTAAACTGCTCGGGGTCTAAGGTAAATAAATCCCCCTGTAATATGGTCACCTGCTCGGTGGTGAACTTATTCATCCGGCCTAATTTTTCGACTTGATGAGACAAGTTATTTTCAGAGAAAAACTGCTCAACCGCCTTTTGACTCAACTCACAACCCAGTACATTGTGACCTTGCTCGGCTAAGTAACACATATCGAGAGACTTACCACACAGGGGAACAAACACATTGATATCACTGCCTGAGCTGACACTATTTAACGCTAATTCAGGCCAATATTTTATTAATAATGCATTGACCTCACCCAAGTGAAAACCGAGATGCTTTGCATCCCACTTATTATGCCAAAAACCGGGTTCCATATTGCCGTCCTATATAACTGGTATTAATCAGCTTCAACCCGGTACGAGTCATACCAATCTGTATAAGAACTCGAGGTTGAAGAGCCAGAACTATCTTTGGTCGATACTCTAATAGGAACACAGCTTGTATGTAAAGCTTGGCTTCAGGCTTGGTCGTAAAAATAGAAAATAGTAAAAGAAGTGAGACTAAAACAATAATCTGAGTCAATCTTCAAAGATTGGCTCAGATTAATCTATCGCCAAGAGCTTTTGTGTCTGCCTTAGCCAAGAACAATTATCACATTCGCAGTTTCTTCTGGATAGGTGGTGGGGTGTGAGATTAGAGTCAATAAAGTCGACGGCGATAAGCAGTTGCTGCTTAATTTCTTTCACCGACTTTTGTTCAACCGCGACCAGCTCATCATTATGGTTCATCCAAGTGCACTCCATGCCTTGATGACAGTTTAAACATTGCTCATCGCTGGTATTAAAAAATCCAGCATGGGGGCAGGAGTTCAGTTCCATAGATTGTAGGATGCGTTTTCTAGGAAATTCCAGTAATTCAATTAATCGGGCCTTAACCATCTCCGGCATATACCCTCCTCTTCAATGATGCCTTGCTGCAAGGCTTGAGACTATGTGCTAATGCAACAGATTCGTCGGCAGTTAAGCACTTTATTAATTAAAGATTACATCCCAAGGTTTAAAGCTGAATTGATTTAGGTCAATAACAGCCCCGAAAAAATGCCATAGGAGGAAAAACCTATCTTAAGAAGCTAACTCTATAAAGGATCTCAACAACAGTTTTAAGCTAGTTACTTAAGATGCATATTGAAAAACCTATTTCATAGATTAACCAGCTGATAGCTATGAGCCTCACACTTTGTATTTCCAGATCGTTTGGGTATAGACTGACTCTCGATCTTACTTCAGCGAATGAGCGTTATTTTTCTCAATGGCCACATCAAAACAGACGACTCCTAAACCCACTCCGCAGCTGCAGCACTTCTATATATCAGAAGAGCAATCCATTTATTTGCTCAAGGCAAACGACGCCAGAAAGCACAGAGCCTGGATAAGATTATGTAAACAGCAGTTAGGAAAGTTGGGCTATGTCGGTTTAGAGCTAGTGGGTAAAGGTGCCTATGGTTTCGTATTTGCTGGGATTAACCCCCAAGGTGAATCTCATGTTTTTAAATTTTCTCGGGTCACCTTGCCCCAAAATGTGCAAGACAGGTTGGAAGAAGAGGCCTTCATGCTGGCTCAGGTCAAGCATCCTAATGTCCCACCAGCCATCAAGTTTGCCCATTCCGGTAAGCAAGGAATATTAGTCATGGCTAGGGCTCCTGGAGAAGATCTGGAACAGCTCTGCCTCAAACGCGGCGCATTACCCGCTCACATGGTAATGAGCATTGCCCGGCAACTTGCCCATATACTTCAGTATCTTCACCATGGACGCCCCTTAGTTCACGGTGATATCAAGCCTTCAAACTTAGTCTATGATGTTAAAAATAATCACCTCTCCCTCATAGATTGGGGCTCGGCCGTATTCGCCCAACGGGATGCTCAAGGGAACCCGGTCAATGGTAACGTCATGGACCTGCTCTCAAGTGATCATCAGCATACCAACGCCAGAATGGGCGATGTCTATTTTATCGGTGAGGAACAACTAAACGGTGCACTATCCAGCACTCGCTTCGATGAACAAGGCGTGGCAGCGACCCTCTATGCTAT is a genomic window of Shewanella psychrophila containing:
- a CDS encoding porin; amino-acid sequence: MSATILSTLAITSFSALAEGPNFYGRADLAFTNSDTGIATQNQKDGTIIENNFSWLGVKGTEKINDDLEIIYQMEFGVSNFDNSGDTFAARNTFLGVRTVAGTALIGRNDTVFKASEGGFDLFGNTNSDIDLLAAGQSRTADGITYYSPKIADLVTLNATYLVEDNYVTYKGEERIAPDNMYALSATIGDKALKAQNYYVAAAYNDGIDDVKAYRGVAQVRFGDVILGGFYQNSESLDNDLSNLEGDTYFVNAAYVIGNLKLKAMYGNDNSGLGKFVSRSVGEGNLDKVSDVDLQQLSVGADYRLSKSTLVYGHYTKYDGDLKLNSTATHELSDELFTIGVRFDF
- a CDS encoding ATP-binding protein, coding for MHTFTSRLIKSQIGRKLTISIILFSSLITLITTGFQLVNDYKGDVDRITRQFTSIEKVNLDVLAASIWVIDERLINTQLNGLIQLPDITYISINDDSGQVWISGTPTPENTIEKTFELFYSSGNDSIPVGTLLVQADLKAVYDKLLDRAIIILLSNAIKTFIVAGFILFLVWFMVARHLHQLSQYCKRLDLDSPFEPLKFDQNNKKGDEFHQVSLAINTMQQQLRTSFSDIKKSKQELQDALTDRERLLALETSYKEELARQVKERTQELEQSLLVLKRAQEVLVEQEKMAALGGLVSGVAHEINTPIGICLTAATSQLVHIEELLLLIHGETTTLEEINAILEEYQESCELIVSNITKASTLIQKFKTVAAQQSQEELKTFNLKQALIDSHESMKILFDKQQVEVQFDLAPELEITTNLSLLKQITTNILSNAYSHAFKKVDKSIIIIRAKLADNIINISIQDNGSGISTDAATHIFEPFYTTSRNEGGTGLGLSAAYNAAILLKGNIKFEAECELGGACFLISFPMGQNLKDDEQRGHTSESVS
- a CDS encoding porin gives rise to the protein MKKTLISASVASVLTLASFGALADGPNFYGRLDLSVTNSDTGATTQEGKEGTVLETNFSHVGVKGSETLAKGYDIIYQMEFQVENTSTNSDVFKARNTFLGLRTNGGTVLVGRNDSVFKQSEGGVDLFGNSNADIDRLIGGQIRAADGIWYYSPKIAGLVTLNATYLMEDNYTNDANKISYEDQYALSATIGDKKLKAQSYYAAIAYNTIGGIDAYRAVGQVKLGDFKLGGLFQNTESQTDPDQEGNSYFVNVSYNLNGVNLKAEYGKDDAGFGKYYKNITDIEGTDSNVQVITIGADYKVAKSTLVYGHYAMYEGDHKVGGMKIDLEDDNIFTVGVRYNF
- a CDS encoding thiopurine S-methyltransferase translates to MEPGFWHNKWDAKHLGFHLGEVNALLIKYWPELALNSVSSGSDINVFVPLCGKSLDMCYLAEQGHNVLGCELSQKAVEQFFSENNLSHQVEKLGRMNKFTTEQVTILQGDLFTLDPEQFTEINAFYDRAALIAWPESMRLAYVEKISALIPPKSVGLLITLDYPQEALKGPPFSVSNDWVMANMSDLFEIEKLSCDDALADNQRFVNKGVPWLTESVYKLKRRS
- the tcdA gene encoding tRNA cyclic N6-threonylcarbamoyladenosine(37) synthase TcdA; this translates as MDNQVLSEAYLNRFAGIGRLYGQKALTLFSQSHVAVVGIGGVGTWVAESLARSGIGEITLIDLDDICVTNTNRQIHALKQTIGESKVEVMAQRILQINPECKVNQVEDFITTDNLGEYFIGKKYAKEDQTNVLDYVVDCIDAVKPKAAMIAWCKRQKLPLVTVGGAGGQVDPTQVQVIDLAKTYQDPLLAKVRNLLRREYNFSKNLQRRFSIEAVFSTEQLVYPQADGSVCSSKANVDGSMRMDCASGFGAVTVVTGTFGFVAASRVLKKLASKASNPS